Below is a window of Mucilaginibacter ginkgonis DNA.
ATTTGGAGAATGGAAACATCGAATGTTCCGCCGCCAAGGTCGTACACTGCAACGGTTTTTGTTTCTTCGGGATCAAGGCCAATGCCATAGGCCAGGCTGGCGGCGGTAGGCTCATTTACAATACGTAAAACATCAAGCCCGGCGAGTTTACCTGCGTCGCGTGTGGCCTGGCGTTGCGAATCATTGAAATAAGCAGGCACGGTAATGACCGCGCGGTTTACGGGCGTTTTTAGCGCATGCTCTGCACGTGCTTTCAGTTCTTTCAATATCAGCGCGGAAAGCTCGATGGGCGTGTAGTATTTATCGCCTGCCTTTATCTTCACCAGGCTTTCGCTATCATCATCTATAACCTTGTAAGAAAAGAAATCGCGGTAATTTTCGATGTCTTTGTAGGAACGGCCAAGCAGGCGTTTTACAGAGAAAATGGTATTTGCAGGGTCTGTGGTTAGGAACTCTTTAGCTTCGTTACCAACCACCACATCGCCGTTTGGCGAAAAGTGGATCACAGACGGCACCAGTACCCCCTTGCCCAGATCATTAATAACGGCAGGTTGTTTATCGGGGTTGATAAAAGCGATAAGTGAATTGGTGGTACCCAGGTCGATACCGGCAATGATATCCTCTTTTTGCAAAGAGCCGGTAGCAAGGTTTATAGAAACTTTAGCCATGAAATATCTGTGATATTAAACGGCAAATGTAATTAGTTTAAAAATATGCCGTGTCATTGCCACGTTTGGTTTGGCATTATTTAATTACTTTACGGCATGTTCGGGCGTTCGCTTCTTTTCATACCACTGCTGCTTTCAATTGGCTTCGTAAGCCGCGCGCAGTTTGGTGGTAACCCGCCATCTGTAAAATGGAATCAGGTAAACATACCTGCCGCGAGGATTATATTTCCAAAGGGGATGGATTCTGTTGGATTGAACGTCGCGTATATCATCAGCAGGATGAACGGCGCCGTGCGCCCTACTATTAGCACAAAGCAACGACAGATAAGCATATTGCTGCAAAACCAAACTTTAGCATCCAATGGCTATGTGCAACTGGCGCCATTTAAGAGTGAGTTTTACTTAACGCCAACGCAAAATTCGTTTGCATTGGGCAGTTTGCCGTTTTACCAACAGCTGGCCATTCATGAGTTTAGGCATGTACAGCAGAATAATGCGTTTGATGTTGGTCTTTCGCGGGTATTGCATATTCTTTTTGGCGAAAGCGGCCAGGAACTGGGTAACACGGCAGCCATTCCCGATTGGTTTTATGAAGGCGACGCAGTCTACAACGAAACGCTGGTAAGCAACCAGGGCCGGGGACGGTTGCCCTGGTTCTTCAACGGTTTCCGCGGCATTTGGGAAGCGGGTAAGGACTATAGCTGGATGAAGCTGCGTAATGGGTCGTTCGTAGATTATGTGCCGGACTGGTACCCCCTTGGATATATGTTAACTGCCTACGGCCGGGAAAAATATGGCAGCAGCTTTTGGCGAGACGTAACGCACGATGCTGCTGCATACAAAACACTTTTCTATCCTTTTCAGGGCGCCCTCAAAAAGCATGCTGGTATTAGCTTTAAGCAGTTCAGGAGTGAGGCGTTGGATCATTTTAAAAAAGAAATAGTGGGTGATAATAAAACAGGTGGTCCCGGGTTCAAATCTAACCAACACTTTATAGCAGACGTAGAATACCCCGCGATTGTTGACGATAGCACGATATTGTATATGAAGTCGACCTACAGAAACAGGCCGGCGTTCGTGATCAATAGAAACGGCCTGGAAAAGCGAATTGCCGTGCGTGATATTTCGCTCGACAAATATTTTGATTACGCTAAAGGCAAGATCATTTACTCATCTTACCAGCCTGATGTTCGCTGGAGCAACCAAGAGTATAATGACTTGAAAGTGGTAAACATATCAACCGGCGAAGAACGTAAAATTACGCACCATACAAGATACTTTTCACCCGCGTTTAGCAACGATGGCAGCCGCGTTGTGGCAGTAGCTGTCGCGGCAAACGGTAGATATCAGTTACATATTCTCGACGCAATTAATGGAAAGGTGGTGCAGCAGGTAAATAATCCTGAAAACGTTTTCTTTACCTATCCTAAGTTTTACGGGCAAGATAAAATCGTATCTGCGATACGCTACACCAATGGCAAAATGTCCATTGCTTTGGTTGACATTGCCACGGGTAAAATATCAGAATTAACAAAGCCTGATATCGCCCCGGTTGGGTTTACACATATTTACAAAGACACGGTATATTTCACGGCTACTGCGGGTAAGAACGACCGTTTAGATGCCTTATCCATTCCGGATAAAAAGTTGTTTCTTTTGCAGAACGATACCTTGCTGAATGCTATCGGCAATTATCAGCCAACGATAAGTGACAATAAGTTAGCATGGGTAAGTTTCACTGCCTATGGTTATCAACTGCATACTACCAAACATAGCCAACTGAAAATGTTGCCAGTCGCGAACGGCTTTACGGGTTCTCTGCAAGACTATGGCATAACAAATCTAAAAAGCGATTCCTCTGCAGATCTGCTGGCTAAAGTTCAGCCGCAACCTTTGCCTATAACAAAGTACAGCAAGCTGCACAACTTCTTTAATTTTCATAGCCTGATACCTGATTTCTCCGACCCCAATTATACTTTATCTCTTGAAGGAGAAAACGTGCTCAACACTTTCCGCTCATCAATTTACGGCACCTACAATCGCAACGAAGGTTATAAAGAGGTTGGCTATAATGCTACTTATGGAGGTTTATTTCCTTACATCACCGGTGGCGCAGATGCGGTGTATGATCGCCGCAGCTTTTTCCGCGGCGAGAATATTTACTATAACGAGTACCAGGTTCATGGCGGGCTGGCAGTGCCCTTAAATCTTGGCAGCGCCGGGCATAGCACAAACCTTACCATAGGCAGTAACATTGTATATGATAAGACGAGCTTTCAGGAGGCATTCAGGTCGCGGTTTAGGGATGCCTCTTATACTTATCTGAGCAATTACCTTAGTTTTAGCAACAGTATTCAGCAAGCTGTTCAGAACATCTACCCGCATTTTGCACAGAACATTAGCCTAAGCTTTAAAAAAGGCATAATAGACGCCACGTC
It encodes the following:
- a CDS encoding TolB family protein; the encoded protein is MFGRSLLFIPLLLSIGFVSRAQFGGNPPSVKWNQVNIPAARIIFPKGMDSVGLNVAYIISRMNGAVRPTISTKQRQISILLQNQTLASNGYVQLAPFKSEFYLTPTQNSFALGSLPFYQQLAIHEFRHVQQNNAFDVGLSRVLHILFGESGQELGNTAAIPDWFYEGDAVYNETLVSNQGRGRLPWFFNGFRGIWEAGKDYSWMKLRNGSFVDYVPDWYPLGYMLTAYGREKYGSSFWRDVTHDAAAYKTLFYPFQGALKKHAGISFKQFRSEALDHFKKEIVGDNKTGGPGFKSNQHFIADVEYPAIVDDSTILYMKSTYRNRPAFVINRNGLEKRIAVRDISLDKYFDYAKGKIIYSSYQPDVRWSNQEYNDLKVVNISTGEERKITHHTRYFSPAFSNDGSRVVAVAVAANGRYQLHILDAINGKVVQQVNNPENVFFTYPKFYGQDKIVSAIRYTNGKMSIALVDIATGKISELTKPDIAPVGFTHIYKDTVYFTATAGKNDRLDALSIPDKKLFLLQNDTLLNAIGNYQPTISDNKLAWVSFTAYGYQLHTTKHSQLKMLPVANGFTGSLQDYGITNLKSDSSADLLAKVQPQPLPITKYSKLHNFFNFHSLIPDFSDPNYTLSLEGENVLNTFRSSIYGTYNRNEGYKEVGYNATYGGLFPYITGGADAVYDRRSFFRGENIYYNEYQVHGGLAVPLNLGSAGHSTNLTIGSNIVYDKTSFQEAFRSRFRDASYTYLSNYLSFSNSIQQAVQNIYPHFAQNISLSFKKGIIDATSFQFLATGNFYFPGFWANHNLVIGAAHQLNSQNSVINYANNFPFSRGYTVYNLHQMDKIAANYHFPIVYPDAGFGNLIYLLRLRGNIFYDYTRAQDYYTNGTVYNGDFRSTGAELFFDTKLFNELPFTIGLRYVRLLDQDLGSRGNNRFEVVVPVSIF